The following are from one region of the Salvia splendens isolate huo1 chromosome 2, SspV2, whole genome shotgun sequence genome:
- the LOC121792810 gene encoding calcium-transporting ATPase 1-like, giving the protein MGSYLKDFSDVKPKNSSEEALQRWRKACWLVKNRKRRFRFTANLSKRFEAREIQKSNQEKLRVAVLVSQAALSFIQGISYSVPEDVKGAGFKIDADELGSIVEGHNVRKLKVHGGVEGLVDKLSTSVSDGINNSEEALSRRREVYGINKFVESPAKGFWLFVWEALQDTTLMILAVCAVVSLIVGIATEGWPKGAHDGLGIVASILLVVFVTATSDYKQSLQFKDLDKEKKKITVQVTRNGYRQKISIFDLLAGDIVHLAIGDQVPADGLFVSGYSLLINESSLTGESEPVNVSAENPFLLSGTKVQDGSCKMLITTVGMRTQWGKLMATLSEGGDDETPLQVKLNGVATIIGKIGLFFAVITFAVLVQGLFSKKMIQGTVWSWSIDEALEMLEYFAIAVTIVVVAVPEGLPLAVTLSLAFAMKKMMNDKALVRHLAACETMGSATTICSDKTGTLTTNHMTVVKACFCGKIKEISSSMEKSTFCSDISDSVVTMIQKSIFNNTGGDIVLTENGKIEVLGTPTEAALLEFGVFLGGDFKAERQASKLVKVEPFNSEKKRMGIVLELPGECFQAHCKGASEIILSACDKTLNSAGKVVPLDEETYNFLNETIEQFANEALRTLCLAYKDIEGEYKADSPVSFEGYTLIGIVGIKDPVRPGVKESVAICRSAGIMVRMVTGDNINTAKAIARECGILTDDGLAIEGPEFRTKSDEELQKIIPKLQVMGRSSPMDKHTLVRHLRSTFQEVVAVTGDGTNDAPALHEADIGLAMGIAGTEVAKESADVIILDDNFSTIVTVAKWGRSVYVNIQKFVQFQLTVNVVALIVNFSSACLTGQTPLTAVQLLWVNMIMDTLGALALATEPPTNDLMKRTPVGRKGNFISNVMWRNIFGQSIYQFVVIWYLQTAGKAVFRLHGDESELILNTIIFNSFVFCQAFNEINSRDMEKINVFKGILDNYVFVGVLSCTVFFQAIIVEFLGTFANTHPLTWQQWLASILIGLLGMPIAAAIKMIPVGSR; this is encoded by the exons ATGGGGAGCTATTTGAAGGATTTTTCCGACGTGAAGCCAAAGAATTCCTCCGAGGAGGCGCTGCAGCGATGGCGGAAAGCCTGCTGGCTGGTGAAGAATCGGAAGAGGAGGTTCCGCTTCACGGCTAATCTGTCCAAGCGTTTCGAAGCTCGCGAGATCCAGAAGTCCAATCAG GAGAAGCTTAGAGTCGCAGTATTAGTTTCCCAAGCCGCTCTTAGTTTTATTCAGG GTATAAGCTACAGTGTGCCTGAGGATGTCAAGGGGGCAGGTTTCAAAATAGATGCGGATGAACTAGGGTCGATTGTTGAAGGTCATAACGTAAGGAAGTTGAAAGTTCATGGTGGTGTTGAGGGTTTAGTAGATAAGCTATCAACTTCAGTTAGTGATGGGATTAATAATTCTGAGGAGGCGCTTAGTCGTAGAAGAGAAGTTTATGGAATTAATAAGTTTGTGGAGAGCCCGGCTAAGGGATTTTGGCTTTTTGTGTGGGAAGCCCTGCAAGACACTACCCTCATGATACTTGCTGTTTGTGCCGTGGTCTCTCTGATTGTTGGCATTGCAACGGAGGGATGGCCGAAGGGTGCTCATGATGGACTTGGCATCGTAGCCAGTATACTTCTTGTTGTATTCGTCACTGCTACAAGTGATTATAAACAATCGTTACAATTCAAGGATTTGgataaggaaaagaaaaaaattacagtCCAGGTTACTAGAAATGGATATAGACAAAAGATTTCAATATTTGATTTACTCGCAGGAGACATAGTTCATCTTGCTATAGGGGATCAGGTCCCGGCTGATGGACTCTTTGTTTCAGGTTATTCGTTGTTAATCAATGAGTCTAGTTTAACTGGAGAGAGTGAACCAGTAAATGTATCAGCTGAGAACCCCTTTCTTCTGTCTGGGACTAAAGTGCAAGATGGTTCGTGCAAAATGCTTATTACTACCGTTGGGATGAGAACTCAATGGGGAAAATTGATGGCTACTCTTTCTGAAGGTGGTGATGATGAGACCCCTTTGCAAGTTAAACTGAATGGAGTCGCAACTATTATTGGAAAAATAGGTCTATTTTTCGCTGTAATCACCTTTGCTGTTCTTGTGCAAGGACTGTTTAGCAAGAAGATGATTCAAGGTACCGTATGGAGCTGGTCAATAGACGAGGCACTGGAAATGCTCGAATACTTTGCTATTGCAGTCACCATTGTTGTGGTTGCTGTCCCTGAGGGGTTGCCTCTAGCTGTTACCTTGAGCCTTGCATTTGccatgaagaagatgatgaatgACAAGGCACTGGTCCGTCATTTAGCAGCTTGTGAAACTATGGGATCTGCCACAACTATATGCAGTGACAAGACAGGGACTCTAACTACTAATCACATGACAGTTGTAAAAGCGTGTTTTTgtgggaaaataaaagaaattagtAGCTCTATGGAGAAATCTACCTTCTGCTCAGACATTTCAGATTCTGTTGTTACAATGATTCAGAAGTCTATATTCAACAATACTGGAGGAGATATTGTCCTAACTGAGAATGGCAAAATCGAAGTCCTTGGCACACCTACTGAGGCTGCACTTCTTGAATTTGGCGTCTTCCTTGGAGGAGATTTCAAAGCAGAGAGACAAGCATCGAAGCTTGTCAAAGTCGAGCCGTTTAACTCTGAAAAGAAGCGAATGGGTATAGTTCTGGAATTACCTGGAGAATGTTTTCAGGCACATTGCAAAGGCGCGTCCGAGATTATTCTGTCCGCCTGTGACAAGACCCTGAATTCTGCAGGCAAGGTTGTTCCTCTAGATGAAGAAACATATAATTTTCTGAATGAAACAATCGAACAATTTGCTAATGAAGCTCTGCGGACTCTGTGCCTCGCGTATAAGGACATTGAAGGTGAGTACAAGGCTGATAGTCCCGTTTCCTTTGAGGGTTACACTTTAATTGGAATTGTGGGTATCAAAGATCCAGTTCGTCCTGGAGTCAAGGAGTCTGTTGCAATCTGTAGGTCAGCTGGAATTATGGTGCGAATGGTAACAGGAGACAACATTAACACAGCTAAGGCAATAGCTAGAGAATGTGGAATATTGACTGATGATGGCCTTGCAATTGAAGGCCCAGAGTTCCGAACGAAGAGCGACGAGGAATTGCAGAAGATCATCCCTAAACTACAG GTTATGGGTCGTTCTTCACCAATGGATAAGCATACCCTTGTCAGGCATCTGCGGTCCACATTTCAGGAGGTTGTTGCAGTGACTGGAGATGGAACAAATGATGCTCCAGCACTTCACGAAGCAGATATTGGTCTTGCTATGGGAATTGCTGGAACTGAG GTGGCTAAGGAGAGTGCCGATGTTATAATTTTAGATGATAACTTCTCCACCATTGTTACTGTTGCCAAATGGGGCCGCTCTGTTTATGTCAATATTCAAAAGTTCGTCCAATTTCAACTCACAGTTAATGTGGTAGCACTGATCGTCAACTTTTCCTCAGCTTGCTTGACAG GCCAAACACCTCTCACCGCTGTCCAGCTTTTGTGGGTGAACATGATTATGGACACACTCGGAGCACTTGCACTCGCCACTGAGCCTCCCACCAACGACTTGATGAAGAGAACTCCAGTCGGAAGGAAAGGGAATTTCATCAGCAATGTCATGTGGCGGAACATCTTCGGGCAGTCTATCTACCAATTTGTCGTCATTTGGTACCTCCAAACTGCTGGAAAGGCTGTGTTCCGCCTCCATGGAGACGAATCAGAGCTGATTCTTAACACAATAATATTTAACTCATTCGTCTTCTGTCAG GCTTTCAATGAGATAAACTCCAGGGACATGGAGAAGATAAACGTCTTCAAAGGCATACTCGACAACTATGTCTTTGTTGGAGTGCTGAGCTGCACGGTCTTCTTCCAAGCCATTATTGTCGAGTTTCTAGGCACGTTTGCGAACACACATCCTCTCACATGGCAGCAATGGCTAGCGAGCATATTGATCGGGCTTCTGGGCATGCCAATTGCTGCTGCCATCAAAATGATCCCGGTCGGGTCAAGGTAA
- the LOC121766372 gene encoding 60S ribosomal protein L15-like, with protein MGAYTYVSELWKKKQSDVMRFLLRVRCWEYRQLPAVVRVTRPTRPDKARRLGYKAKQGYVIYRVRIRRGGRKRPVSKGIVYGKPTNQGVTQLKFQRSKRSVAEERAGRKLGGLRVLSSYWINEDSTYKYFEVILIDPAHTTIRNDPRINWICNPVHKHRELRGLTSAGKKFRGLRGRGHLHHKARPSRRATWKKNQTLSLRRYR; from the exons ATGG GTGCTTACACGTATGTGTCGGAGCTATGGAAGAAGAAGCAATCCGATGTGATGCGGTTCCTGCTTAGGGTTCGCTGCTGGGAGTATCGCCAGCTTCCCGCTGTTGTGCGCGTTACTCGCCCGACCCGCCCCGACAAGGCCCGCCGCCTTGGCTACAAGGCCAAGCAG GGATATGTCATCTACCGAGTTCGTATTAGAAGAGGTGGAAGGAAGAGGCCAGTCTCCAAGGGTATAGTCTATGGAAAGCCCACCAACCAGGGAGTTACCCAGCTTAAGTTCCAACGCAGCAAGCGATCTGTTGCTGAGGAACGTGCTGGGCGGAAATTGGGTGGTCTTAGGGTTTTGAGTTCTTACTGGATCAACGAG GACTCAACCTACAAGTACTTTGAAGTCATATTGATTGACCCAGCTCACACCACTATTCGCAATGACCCAAGGATCAACTGGATCTGCAACCCAGTCCACAAACACAGAGAGCTCCGAGGACTCACTTCTGCTGGAAAGAAGTTCAGGGGTCTCAGAGGCAGAGGTCACTTGCACCACAAGGCACGCCCATCAAGGAGGGCCACATGGAAGAAAAACCAGACCCTATCCCTCCGTCGTTACCGCTGA
- the LOC121769643 gene encoding uncharacterized protein LOC121769643, whose product MFICGSGSFSNQDDEPYLSPCSTPKRSRRSTSFCKLMSRDSASKNPYADRGLDKFYALLADLDDKKQKIYTQKGSEHISFVRFVYDNDSDSVKPIVIKVKDRSPLKSAKNFTDQRSFKSSNDASPPPPSPEPEAKIEKTMKKKRSLRCKGNLKLEDLKRPQLFFPVMVVLILVFLAIYGRSFAILCTSIVWYLAPTIAGGSSGAAVGGERKPKRKKEYVRKRSEKMAVVHSEEGPSSPKSVINGLQHDRKSSW is encoded by the coding sequence ATGTTCATTTGCGGAAGTGGAAGTTTCAGCAATCAGGATGACGAACCCTACCTCAGCCCCTGCTCCACCCCCAAGCGATCGCGCCGGAGCACCAGCTTCTGCAAACTCATGTCAAGAGACAGCGCCTCCAAAAATCCCTACGCCGATCGAGGCCTCGACAAATTCTACGCTCTCTTAGCAGATCTCGACGATAAGAAACAGAAGATCTACACGCAGAAAGGCTCCGAGCACATTTCCTTCGTCCGATTCGTCTACGATAACGACTCCGACAGCGTTAAACCGATCGTAATCAAAGTCAAGGACAGATCTCCCCTAAAATCGGCGAAGAATTTCACCGATCAACGCAGCTTCAAGAGCTCCAACGACgcctcgccgccgccgccgtcaccGGAACCGGAGGCGAAGATCGAGAAaacgatgaagaagaagagatcgCTGAGATGCAAGGGGAATTTAAAGCTGGAGGATCTGAAACGTCCCCAGTTATTTTTCCCGGTGATGGTGGTGCTGATTCTGGTGTTTCTGGCGATCTACGGAAGGTCGTTCGCGATCCTGTGCACGTCGATTGTGTGGTATTTGGCTCCGACGATCGCCGGAGGGAGCAGCGGGGCGGCGGTGGGAGGTGAGAGAAAGccgaagaggaagaaggagtATGTGAGGAAAAGGAGCGAGAAGATGGCGGTTGTGCATAGTGAGGAGGGACCTTCCTCACCAAAAAGTGTGATCAATGGACTTCAGCATGATCGTAAGAGCAGTTGGTGa
- the LOC121779837 gene encoding transcription factor MYB98-like — protein sequence MENSIFQILESSSNIWPQSTSIDDLIIPQNFNSDISPNQDVEMVTTPDPEPNPVNKVRQRRKRKQKEKEKETWYKGPWTKTEDRKLDSLVKQYGNKKWASVAKHMPRRIGKQCRERWHNNLRPNISKSIVWSDEEELKIIEGHKAFGNRWSQIAKFLPGRSENDVKNHWNKTKRRQTSSRKIQRSKKLRGFYQSTVLEEYIRNGIFNSADAPPPPQIGDDQEENDLINAEDDDIPLSVDDYDIDGVPFFSFEIAAAFEINNCVDAVAGEASPVISGDDYAIVEEDDCSAGVAASYLAIDEAVDEEMNFLRSLFSDDM from the exons ATGGAGAATTCCATCTTTCAAATCCTTGAAAGCAGCTCCAACATTTGGCCTCAATCCACCTCCATTGATGACTTGATAATCCCTCAAAATTTCAACAGTGATATTTCTCCCAACCAAGATGTGGAAATGGTCACAACTCCTGATCCAGAGCCAAATCCAGTCAACAAAGTCAGacagaggaggaagaggaaacaaaaggagaaagagaaagaaacatGGTACAAAGGCCCTTGGACCAAAACTGAAGACAG AAAACTGGATAGCTTGGTGAAGCaatatggaaacaaaaaatGGGCATCAGTTGCTAAACACATGCCTCGAAGAATTGGGAAACAATGTCGAGAACGATGGCATAATAATCTTCGTCCCAATATCTCG AAAAGTATAGTGTGGAGTGATGAAGAGGAGCTGAAGATAATTGAAGGCCACAAAGCATTCGGAAACAGATGGTCTCAAATAGCAAAATTCCTTCCTGGAAGAAGTGAAAATGATGTGAAAAATCATTGGAACAAAACCAAAAGAAGGCAGACTTCTTCTAGAAAAATCCAAAGGTCTAAGAAGCTAAGAGGCTTCTATCAATCCACCGTTTTAGAAGAATACATACGGAATGGGATCTTCAACTCCGCCGAtgctcctccgccgccgcaaaTCGGTGACGATCAAGAAGAAAATGACCTAATTAATGCGGAGGATGACGATATTCCCCTTTCTGTTGATGATTATGACATTGACGGCGTGCCTTTCTTCTCATTCGAGATCGCCGCCGCTTTTGAAATAAACAACTGTGTTGATGCCGTCGCCGGTGAAGCTTCTCCGGTGATCAGCGGTGATGATTATGCCATCGTCGAGGAAGATGACTGTTCCGCCGGCGTTGCGGCGTCGTATTTGGCGATTGATGAGGCGGTGGATGAGGAGATGAACTTCTTGAGAAGTCTGTTTAGTGATGATATGTAA